One stretch of Hypanus sabinus isolate sHypSab1 chromosome 29, sHypSab1.hap1, whole genome shotgun sequence DNA includes these proteins:
- the tcf20 gene encoding transcription factor 20, translated as MELNEPAGVRAVQHRSMQSYREQSSYHGSQRLLHQEAQESTRLSDYNQHHQGPIYSGYGNRPVSEGCDQQLYPPFRREPTDYYYSRGKELTSSQVQRRLGGGLQSGYGAQQAGSYSVQYLSEGQWRPPPTSMPGYGHFEQDVYTSQFSPGTSQQQLRHQSFQTTPSSQGLAQAPSSTAHLSQLVHQAGSSLQAKFQHRAAQYNPQQFQPSSTTSTTTTTTSSSSSSSSYLSPQGYSQPPGQAFDGYHASASSQCDGYTVNAAVAPGYGTQAGYSYQPPVAKPCFEQAKPPSGQQHTHRNLQYPATAKMALLNQQFGSYCTADIPAKSPMPFHQNFSPGSNPSPATPVAQSPSCSSTPSPLLVGGDSLQCSAGSIGIGARGRLLQQMPHPSPTPAGLMSSPSSQSATYEGFGLEGGGEKRAPDLGLSSLTALSSQVANIPNTVQHLLLSDSLALQRRHARRSAKRAGAPGELPGLEEQLKSPRADSLDGGCSSSSEDHAERVRQLSGQSGCSERALKPRHPEAANATCSPAGSHGDGRPLSKEELMAQMCQEGKGSAVATLAEPGPQRGEKPVGVIVSRETVAGRAEAMGIAEQEDEHAYTVGSEKMPGRGQQPNSSRNTTARSAAQNGNGLGHQGHLGPGDPMTTRLDSSKSPSCLAYGFRDMPRNEGGYHQMQYPSTPYGQLETEQFTSGDRKVIPNKAEKSHSLLQEALQANYPARKFHPNYVPDLQYSGFMDPSLQPGYPMRQMAEVARKDVPGHATPLPSGWVDGRAQVPGFGTEQGRADLETQLEGGMSERKSVICDFSPSRPFGRSSTPLTCGQSHDQEFLRSVKGDKFCKAGQSVIQTGLPVMSETRIKGEMGQSLGQQRAIGHHDDRDPRTLSPHWKYDTSQMVRGSTMISTPMPMGPASNFPHQPLNNRSTRARRPYGRGAGRGGVRRRGSTRADGNAFLTRAPLIKQEGMLEVGRAGHLGQSREHLPVLLDKIAMYPGSTNSDTLSSLLTKQVNACSSGMESEGTVRYPIHPPKQMYNPKGVGDWTNANDVKMPAAEMCRSRIQKEPRLPDATQQEAGSHPSLQMYLPQSHEAQSPQLDDQSASMGKHLPKKQNNTSQEDSSVQSSILSRRRIRSFISPIPAKRFCQEPKAKDPLHQRDPIDSPCSTSLTPVQKPEAADESLQVNDEKGSPGGSLSPAASLASPGKTKTLPPRKGRGLKLEAIVQKITSPNGRKFPPTGMLDGASDGLTLEDILSVKEAGWERGNEAMVQAGYKMDGDPKEGAEEQARGPGATCQERHSNYSQLCGASSPSARASHHPDSNQCGAVCPLPCPLTHQAGEGTTGVTPKAEIVVAKGYFPSGKKRGRPLGSINKQKRLRQECSGPRAQDEAEEEKAKAKVRPERKKPVSHPRRRRKRLDGPVVLPQEPEIKLKHTARVTRRRRGESQDKGFSPYVLLERNREVALCTIINTQDDQNSIQKGVKGHQGPTSTPPPSCAGKALPTSSHMVQGPLVTDSPTLGILVCCLCGKCANHRDLGDLFGPYYPHQYASTLPKNPPPKKITPVQSRVVRHRSMPDLLKTGQSGDEGKEFGTVLGHPRFKRRHYSEDCTPSWASPRSSKGHRRCYCCIKTSSVDLRTQRFISELGPQMELQLPQLPLDPNELWIHESCVLWASGVYLISGRLYGLQEAVEMARETKCSHCQEPGATLGCYCKGCPLNYHYICALEADCFLNEENFSMKCPKHKHRATKGSSTEQSERG; from the coding sequence AACCTGCTGGGGTACGAGCCGTGCAACACCGCAGCATGCAGTCCTACCGGGAGCAGAGCAGTTACCACGGGAGCCAAAGGCTGCTGCACCAGGAGGCCCAGGAGTCCACCCGCCTGAGCGACTATAACCAGCACCACCAGGGCCCAATTTACAGCGGCTACGGCAACCGACCAGTCAGCGAGGGCTGTGACCAACAGCTGTACCCGCCCTTCCGCAGGGAGCCCACCGATTACTATTACTCAAGGGGGAAGGAACTGACCAGCAGCCAGGTTCAGCGCAGGTTGGGTGGGGGACTACAGAGTGGCTACGGCGCGCAGCAGGCTGGCAGCTACTCGGTGCAGTACCTGAGCGAGGGCCAGTGGCGACCTCCACCCACCTCCATGCCAGGCTATGGACACTTTGAGCAGGACGTATACACCAGTCAGTTTTCTCCAGGTACCTCTCAGCAACAGCTGCGACACCAGTCCTTCCAAACAACCCCCAGCAGCCAAGGACTGGCCCAAGCCCCTTCCTCCACTGCTCACCTTTCCCAGCTTGTCCACCAGGCTGGTTCGAGCCTGCAGGCCAAGTTCCAGCACCGTGCAGCCCAGTACAACCCCCAGCAGTTCCAGCCCTCCtccaccacctctaccaccacaaccaccacctcctcctcctcctcctcctcctcctacctGTCTCCTCAAGGCTACAGCCAGCCCCCTGGTCAGGCGTTTGATGGCTACCATGCCAGTGCCAGCAGCCAGTGTGATGGCTACACAGTCAATGCTGCAGTTGCCCCCGGTTACGGTACCCAGGCCGGCTACAGCTACCAGCCACCTGTAGCCAAGCCCTGCTTCGAACAGGCAAAACCACCGTCGGGCCAGCAGCACACCCACCGAAACCTGCAGTACCCCGCCACAGCCAAGATGGCCCTGCTCAACCAGCAGTTTGGTTCCTATTGCACAGCCGACATTCCTGCCAAATCGCCGATGCCATTCCACCAGAATTTTAGCCCCGGTTCCAACCCCTCTCCAGCCACCCCTGTGGCCCAGTCCCCCTCTTGCAGCTCCACCCCGTCCCCCCTGCTGGTCGGCGGTGACAGCCTTCAGTGCAGTGCCGGGTCCATAGGCATCGGGGCAAGGGGACGCCTCCTGCAACAGATGCCCCACCCCAGCCCCACCCCAGCGGGGTTGATGTCCAGCCCCAGCTCCCAGTCCGCTACCTACGAAGGCTTTGGCCTGGAGGGCGGAGGGGAGAAGAGGGCGCCGGACCTGGGCCTCAGCAGCCTGACTGCTCTGAGCTCGCAGGTGGCCAACATCCCCAACACGGTGCAGCACCTGCTCCTCTCTGACTCGCTGGCCCTGCAGCGCAGGCATGCCCGCCGTTCCGCCAAGAGAGCGGGAGCCCCAGGAGAGCTGCCGGGCCTGGAGGAGCAGCTGAAGTCGCCCCGGGCAGACTCCCTGGATGGAGGCTGCTCCAGCTCCTCAGAGGACCACGCGGAGCGGGTCCGCCAGCTTAGCGGGCAGAGTGGCTGCTCGGAGCGGGCCCTGAAGCCACGCCACCCCGAGGCTGCCAACGCCACCTGCTCGCCGGCTGGCTCCCATGGCGACGGGCGGCCGCTCTCCAAGGAGGAGCTGATGGCCCAGATGTGTCAGGAGGGCAAAGGCAGTGCTGTGGCGACGCTGGCGGAGCCAGGACCCCAGCGAGGCGAGAAGCCAGTGGGTGTCATCGTGTCACGGGAAACCGTGGCTGGGAGAGCAGAAGCAATGGGCATAGCTGAGCAAGAAGACGAGCACGCCTACACTGTCGGTAGCGAGAAGATGCCTGGCCGTGGCCAGCAGCCCAACAGTAGCCGCAACACCACGGCAAGATCAGCAGCCCAGAACGGCAACGGCCTGGGGCACCAAGGTCATCTGGGGCCTGGTGACCCCATGACTACAAGGTTGGACTCCTCCAAGTCCCCCAGCTGCTTAGCTTACGGTTTCCGGGACATGCCCAGAAATGAAGGGGGGTACCATCAAATGCAGTACCCCAGCACTCCTTACGGCCAGTTGGAGACTGAGCAGTTCACTTCTGGGGACAGGAAGGTCATCCCAAATAAGGCTGAGAAGAGCCACAGTTTGCTTCAGGAAGCCCTGCAAGCCAACTATCCAGCAAGGAAGTTCCATCCAAACTATGTCCCTGACCTGCAATATTCGGGATTCATGGATCCCTCGCTGCAGCCTGGCTACCCCATGCGGCAGATGGCTGAGGTGGCGAGGAAAGACGTCCCAGGTCATGCCACACCCTTGCCCTCTGGTTGGGTAGATGGGAGAGCACAGGTTCCTGGCTTTGGCACGGAGCAGGGCAGGGCTGACCTGGAGACCCAGCTTGAAGGCGGGATGTCAGAGAGGAAGTCTGTCATCTGCGACTTCTCCCCATCAAGGCCATTTGGCCGTAGCTCTACACCTTTAACCTGTGGCCAGTCTCACGATCAGGAGTTTCTCCGGAGCGTGAAAGGTGACAAATTTTGCAAAGCAGGACAGTCGGTTATTCAGACAGGTCTTCCTGTGATGTCAGAAACACGAATTAAAGGTGAGATGGGCCAAAGTCTAGGTCAGCAAAGGGCTATTGGACACCACGATGACAGAGACCCAAGGACACTGTCACCCCACTGGAAGTACGATACTTCACAGATGGTCAGGGGTTCCACAATGATTTCCACTCCAATGCCCATGGGACCTGCCAGTAACTTTCCCCATCAGCCCCTGAACAACCGATCCACCAGGGCAAGACGTCCCTATGGCAGGGGAGCAGGCAGAGGCGGGGTGAGGAGAAGAGGCTCAACAAGGGCAGATGGCAATGCTTTCCTGACAAGGGCACCACTTATCAAACAGGAAGGTATGCTGGAAGTTGGCAGAGCCGGGCACCTTGGCCAATCTCGTGAACACCTGCCAGTCTTATTGGACAAGATCGCCATGTATCCTGGTTCTACAAACTCAGATACACTTTCCTCCCTGTTAACCAAGCAAGTGAATGCTTGTTCCTCGGGTATGGAGTCAGAAGGCACAGTCAGATATCCAATTCATCCACCGAAGCAGATGTACAATCCTAAAGGTGTGGGTGATTGGACTAACGCAAATGACGTGAAAATGCCTGCTGCAGAGATGTGCAGGAGCAGGATTCAGAAAGAGCCGAGACTCCCTGATGCCACGCAGCAGGAAGCAGGTAGCCACCCTTCGCTCCAAATGTATTTGCCTCAGAGTCACGAGGCCCAAAGCCCACAGCTGGATGATCAGTCTGCGTCCATGGGCAAGCATTTGCCTAAAAAGCAAAACAATACGAGTCAGGAGGACTCATCGGTTCAGTCCTCTATTTTGTCAAGGAGAAGGATAAGATCTTTTATATCACCGATTCCAGCCAAGAGATTTTGCCAAGAGCCAAAAGCCAAGGACCCCCTACACCAGCGTGACCCTATCGACTCTCCGTGCAGCACCAGCCTGACCCCCGTACAAAAGCCTGAGGCTGCCGATGAATCCCTGCAGGTGAATGACGAGAAGGGCAGCCCGGGTGGGAGCCTTTCTCCAGCTGCTTCCCTTGCCAGTCCCGGTAAAACTAAGACACTGCCACCGCGGAAGGGCCGAGGCCTAAAGCTGGAAGCCATCGTGCAGAAGATCACCTCACCCAATGGGAGGAAGTTTCCACCAACTGGGATGCTTGACGGGGCCTCAGATGGCCTGACCCTAGAAGACATCCTGTCTGTCAAAGAGGCAGGTTGGGAGAGAGGCAACGAGGCAATGGTGCAGGCTGGGTACAAGATGGATGGAGATCCCAAGGAAGGGGCTGAAGAACAGGCTCGGGGCCCTGGGGCTACCTGCCAGGAGCGACACTCCAACTACTCCCAACTCTGTGGAGCCTCCTCACCATCTGCTCGGGCTTCACATCATCCTGACTCCAATCAGTGTGGTGCTGTGTGCCCTCTGCCCTGCCCCCTGACGCACCAGGCTGGGGAAGGGACCACTGGTGTAACCCCTAAGGCGGAAATTGTGGTTGCAAAGGGATATTTCCCATCTGGCAAAAAGCGAGGGAGACCTCTGGGGAGCATCAACAAGCAGAAACGCCTCCGGCAGGAGTGCTCAGGCCCCCGGGCTCAGGACGAGGCAGAGGAGGAGAAGGCCAAGGCTAAGGTGAGGCCGGAGAGGAAGAAACCAGTCTCCCATCCAAGGAGGCGCCGCAAGCGGCTCGACGGCCCAGTCGTGCTGCCCCAGGAGCCAGAAATCAAACTGAAACACACTGCTCGAGTGACACGCAGGAGGCGGGGGGAGTCCCAGGATAAAGGTTTCTCTCCCTACGTGTTGCTGGAGAGGAATCGTGAGGTGGCGCTCTGCACCATAATCAACACCCAGGATGATCAGAACAGTATCCAGAAAGGAGTTAAGGGTCACCAGGGGCCAACCTCCACCCCACCGCCCAGTTGTGCTGGCAAAGCCTTACCAACATCCTCACACATGGTGCAAGGCCCACTGGTGACTGACTCCCCCACCCTTGGCATCTTGGTCTGCTGCTTGTGTGGCAAATGTGCTAATCACAGGGACCTGGGTGACCTCTTTGGACCCTACTACCCTCACCAGTATGCTAGCACCCTGCCCAAGAACCCACCTCCGAAGAAGATAACACCGGTGCAGAGCCGAGTGGTGAGGCACAGGAGCATGCCCGACCTGCTAAAGACTGGCCAGTCAGGAGATGAGGGCAAGGAGTTTGGGACTGTCCTGGGGCACCCCAGGTTCAAAAGACGTCACTACAGTGAAGATTGCACCCCTTCCTGGGCCAGTCCCAGGAGCAGCAAAGGGCACCGTCGCTGCTACTGCTGCATAAAGACTTCTTCTGTCGACTTACGGACTCAGAGATTTATAAGTGAGCTCGGCCCGCAGATGGAGCTACAGCTCCCTCAACTACCTCTAGACCCCAATGAACTGTGGATCCACGAGTCCTGTGTGCTCTGGGCCAGTGGGGTCTACCTGATCTCTGGGAGACTCTATGGACTGCAAGAAGCTGTAGAAATGGCTAGGGAGACG